The genomic segment TCTATATATATTTGCTATAGATTCAGCATCTCCAACAAGTAGAGCTTTTGTTGAACACATAGCAGCACATACAGGAACTTTACCTTCAGCTATTCTATTTTGACCATATAGTTCTCTTTCATGTTCACTATTTGTATCTTCAGGACCACCAGCACACATAGTACATTTATCCATAACACCTTTTGTACCAAAAGCTCCATTACTAGGAAATTGTGGTGCTCCAAAAGGACAAGCATATAAGCAGTATGAACAACCTATACATTTGTTTTTATCATGTAAAACGATACCATCTTCTCTAATGTAGAAACAATCAACTGGACAAACCTGTTCACAAGGTGCATCTGTACAATGCATACAAGCAACAGATAATGAAAACTCCATTCCTTGTTTACCTTCATTTACAGTAACAACTTTTCTTCTACTAATCTCAACTGGTAACTCATGTGCTGAGGCACAAGCAACTGAACAACCATCACAATGAATACATCTATTTTCATCACAATAGAATTTCATTCTTGCAAAATTTATTTTATTATTACTCATGTTACTTCTCCTAAGCTCTTTCTACTCTACATAAACCACCTTTTGTTTCAGGGATTTGTGTAACTATGTCATAACCGTAGTTAGTAACTGTATTTGCACTTTCACCTATTGCATAAGGTAGCGTTCCAGTTGGATATCTATGGCTTAAATCA from the Aliarcobacter cryaerophilus ATCC 43158 genome contains:
- the fdh3B gene encoding formate dehydrogenase FDH3 subunit beta, which codes for MSNNKINFARMKFYCDENRCIHCDGCSVACASAHELPVEISRRKVVTVNEGKQGMEFSLSVACMHCTDAPCEQVCPVDCFYIREDGIVLHDKNKCIGCSYCLYACPFGAPQFPSNGAFGTKGVMDKCTMCAGGPEDTNSEHERELYGQNRIAEGKVPVCAAMCSTKALLVGDAESIANIYRQRVLSFGHGTQSAPFGWDKAYGK